In the genome of Luteitalea pratensis, the window TCGAGAACGTGATCAATGCCCGCAACTTCGAGTGGAAGCGCCAGGTGGCGCGGATCGGCAAGACGGTCGATCGCGAGGAATGGGGCATGAACCCGCAGACCGTCAACGCCGGCTACAACCCGCTGATGAACCAGATCACGTTCCCGGCCGCGATCCTGCAGCCGCCCTTCTTCGACGTCAGCGCCGATGCGGCAGTGAACTACGGCGCGATCGGCGGCGTCATCGGCCACGAGATCGGCCACGGCTTCGACGACCAGGGCCGGGCGTTCGACGAGGCCGGCCGCACCCGCAACTGGTGGACGCCGGACACGGACACGAAGTTCAAGGCCGCGACGCAGCAGCTCGGCACCCAGTATTCGAAGTACTGCCCCGTGCCCAACGGCTGCATCAACGGCCAGCTGACGATGGGCGAGAACATCGGCGACCTCGGCGGTCTGACGATGGCCTACACGGCGTACAAGCTGTCGCTGAACGGCAAGGAGGCGCCGGTGATCGGCGGCTTCACCGGCGACCAGCGCTTCTTCCTCGCCTGGGCGCAGGTATGGCGCGCCACGGCTCGCGAGGACGACACGCGCCAGCGGCTGGTCATCGATCCGCACTCGATGCCGGAGTTCCGCACCAACGGCGTCGTCCGCAACATGGACGCGTGGTACGCGGCATTCGACGTCAAACCGGAAGACAAGCTGTACCTGCCGCCGGATCAGCGCGTCAAGATCTGGTAAGCGAGACGGGGAGGGTGGCGAGTCGCCCCCTCCCCGTCATCTCGCTGGCCTGCGGCCTGCAGCCTGCAGCCTGCAGCCTGCAGCCTACGGCCTACGGCTTACGGATTACGCCAATCGAGGCGTGTGTGTCAGAACGCAACGCCGACGTTGATGATCCGGAACGTCGGCACGAGTGGCATCACGTCGCTGTCACCCGTGCCGATCAATCGCTTCAGTCCGAAGCCGGTGCTCAGATAGAGGCGATCCTGGTTACCGGGCAACCAGCTCCAGTTGATGTCGAACCCGACGCCGAAATGCGGGCCGCCGTCGACGTTGGTCATTCCCACCTTCACCCCGAGCGCCAGACCGTCGAACGGACGCCCTGCCGGGTAGTACCGGTAGAACATGTCGGCGTTGACGTATTCGTCATCGTCCACGGTGAAGAACGAGCCGCCGATGCCGGCGGTCGTCGACCGGGACACCTGCCGCTCGAACTCGACGTTGAAGAAGTCGATGAGCAGGCCGAACGGGTTGGCCGAGATCACCTGCTGTCGTGTCGGCGGTGGCGGGGCCCCGACCGGCGGGGCCCCCTGTCGTGCGCACAGTGGCGCTGCCGTGCTGATGACCAGGCCTGCGACCAGCACGATGATGCGTCTCAGGGAAGTCATGGCGCCTCCAGGAATCGGAGAGGGAACGGGATCGCGCAGTCGCTACTGCCCCAGCGCCTCAGCCGCGCGCTTGGCGATGAAGCCGTGCATTGCGGTGGTCGGGTGGATGCCGTCCCAGAACAGGTACTCGTCGGGCGTGACGCACGCGAAGGGCGCAGTCCCTGGCGTGATGCACGCCGCCGTCACGTTGGTCAGGTCGAAGGTCTCGGGGGAGAGGACGACCTCGTTGAGCAGCGCGAAGGCATCGAGCCTGGCGATGTGGATCTCGGGAGCTGGCGTCCATTGCGCGACGATGCCATCCAGACCGCCGTTGAAGGCCATCGTCAGGCCCGTGACGAGCTGCGCGGTGCCAGGCATGACGCTGTTCAGGTATCGGATGGCCGGAGTGAGCGCGGGGTTGGGTGCGCGCCAGATCAGGAACTGCCTCGCACCCGCTCCATACAGGCGCCCGACATTGACAGCGATCGCCTGCAGTGCCTCCTTGATCACGAGCGTGTGACCATTGGGGTACGCGACCAGGGCATCGCGGATGTCGTTGCCGCCCATCTCGATCACGTACAGCGCGTTGGGCGACGCGATGCCGCCGGACGCCTCCAGGAATGCGTCCACCTGCGCCGTCAGGTTGAAGTTCTTGCCATCGTCGCGGGCGCGAGCCGCCGCCACCGCGTAGTTGGTGGCCACCGGCCCTTCGGCCCGGAATGCGGGCCTGACGCTTCCGGCGTGCCCGAGCGAGCCTGCCAGCTGCTCGACCCACGTGCGGCCGTTGGTGAAGTGGTGGCCGCCCCTCGCGTACGGCGCGCTCGGCACCAGCAGCGGATCCAGCTGGTAGTCCGGCGCCGTGCTCGCCTCGCCCCACAACACGAAGGCGTTGCCGGTGTCGGAGAGGCTGGTGCCGAACACCACCACGCCGTCGTACGCGCCCTGGGCCTGAACGACAGGCGTCGCCAGCGCGAAGGCGATACAGCCGATGACTGCGCCCCGAAGGATGCAGGCCTGAGTGGTGTCGATGCTGATCATGACGATGCTCCCCGGCTCGAGTGGCCGAACTGCGTCGGACGCGACCGGATTGGCCGGCGTCGCTGGCAGCGTTCAGGAGGTAGTTCAGGAAAACCGGCCGGAGGTTACAGGCTGGGTCCGGTGGACGCCTTGTGGCTGGCGTCAAGCAGGCGGCGTTCGAGCGATATGAGGCCTTGGCGGTCGGCCATGGCGAGGGAGGCCTGATCGCGGCTCGGCGAGAAGATGGCGTGCATGCCGAAGTCGAGGAGATCGGCCGCCTCGTCGCCCGTGCGGACAATCACGTTCCCGCCAGCAATCGAGCCGTGGGCCAGGCCGAGCGCATGTGCCGCGCGGAGGACGTCAGCGAGCGCTGACAGCAGCCCCTGTGCGCACATGGGGTCGAGTGCGCCAGACGAGACGGCATCCAGAATGGGGACGCCCTGCCTGAACTCGCTCAGCACCGCCGGGCACCCGGTCTCGTCCAGCCACGACGCCAGCACGCGTGGGATGCGCGGGTGGCCCCAGTCGTCCAGGCGCGCCTGCAGGCCGGTGAGGCGTGTGAGAAAGTCTTCTGGCGCGGGCGTTCGCCAGGTCTTGAGCCGCAACATGTGGCCCTCCGGCGAGGACTCGTCGCGCACGAGCCACACCGACGACGTTGCAGACGAGCCGAGCGGCAGCTGAATCGTGAGGATGCTCGCCTCGCCCCCGGCCGGAATCGCGAGGGCGTGTTCGAGCAGGCACGCCGGACAGTGACCACGATGCGCCACCGCATCGGGATGCCTGGCGCAACGCGCGCGCGCAGGATCGGTCACGAGGCCACCGCGCGCATCAACTCACGCATCTCGTCCTCGGTGTCCTCCGGCGAGAGGACCGTATCGGCCACCTGTTGCCTGAGGACGACCCCGAACCGCTGACGCAGGCGGTGCACCGCAACCTTCACCGCGCCCTCGCTGATCTGCAGCTGCTGC includes:
- a CDS encoding SGNH/GDSL hydrolase family protein, yielding MISIDTTQACILRGAVIGCIAFALATPVVQAQGAYDGVVVFGTSLSDTGNAFVLWGEASTAPDYQLDPLLVPSAPYARGGHHFTNGRTWVEQLAGSLGHAGSVRPAFRAEGPVATNYAVAAARARDDGKNFNLTAQVDAFLEASGGIASPNALYVIEMGGNDIRDALVAYPNGHTLVIKEALQAIAVNVGRLYGAGARQFLIWRAPNPALTPAIRYLNSVMPGTAQLVTGLTMAFNGGLDGIVAQWTPAPEIHIARLDAFALLNEVVLSPETFDLTNVTAACITPGTAPFACVTPDEYLFWDGIHPTTAMHGFIAKRAAEALGQ